From Chryseobacterium sp. IHB B 17019, one genomic window encodes:
- the ppk1 gene encoding polyphosphate kinase 1, translated as MSLHFNPRDITWLAFNERVLQEAMDEKVPLHLRIRFLGIFSNNLDEFFRVRVAGLKRAMDFKEKVIAESFYQPPSKILQKINEIVMRHQLNFDKTWKKIQSEMAEHKVYIKTSKNLTAKQKEFVRNYFDEVVESNVIPILLHENTPMPYMRDKSLYLGVAMRKKDWQYSSNYAIIEIPSRFVGRFVLLPTEDPEEKNVMLLEDVITFNLPHIFSYFGYDDFAANAFKLTKDAELDLDNDIRTNFAEKIEKGLKNRRKGKPTRFVFDKDMDKALLEMLIRKLNLTKKDSIIPGGKIHNFKHFMDFPDVFQTYERPVERTSFTHPAFEHGERVTDVILHQDVLLSFPYHKYNPVIDLLREAAMDPDVKSIQITAYRLASSSKIINALIYAARNGKEVTVMLELQARFDEESNLKWKEMLEPEGIIVLVGIPNKKVHAKLCIIKKRVHNKTVQYGFISTGNFNEKTARIYGDHLLMTADRGIMADINKVFNVLKKPKEDFLPVLKTCKNLLVCPQFMREKIVHHIDKEIEEAKAGRRAEMIIKANSVSDKALIEKLYEAAKAGVIIKMIVRGIYCAINQKDFKEKIKAISIVDEYLEHARVMYFYNKGAEDLYISSADWMTRNLDYRIEAAVKIVDKNLKKELKDILDIQLRDNVKARILDKKLSNEYISNGKDEIRSQIETYRYLKAKTNKK; from the coding sequence ATGTCACTACACTTCAATCCGAGAGATATCACATGGCTTGCCTTCAACGAAAGGGTTTTACAGGAAGCAATGGACGAAAAAGTACCTTTACACCTGAGAATCCGCTTTTTAGGGATTTTTTCTAACAATTTAGATGAGTTTTTCAGGGTACGGGTTGCCGGATTGAAACGTGCCATGGATTTTAAGGAAAAAGTAATCGCGGAATCCTTTTACCAGCCGCCTTCTAAGATTCTTCAGAAAATCAATGAGATTGTGATGAGGCATCAGCTGAATTTCGACAAAACCTGGAAAAAAATTCAGAGCGAAATGGCTGAGCATAAAGTTTATATTAAAACATCAAAAAACTTAACGGCAAAACAGAAAGAATTTGTCAGAAATTATTTTGATGAAGTCGTGGAATCCAATGTTATTCCTATTTTGCTTCACGAAAACACACCCATGCCTTACATGAGAGACAAAAGTCTTTATCTGGGTGTGGCGATGAGAAAAAAAGACTGGCAATATTCCAGTAATTATGCCATTATTGAGATTCCGTCACGTTTTGTGGGAAGATTTGTTTTGCTTCCTACCGAAGATCCGGAGGAAAAAAATGTGATGCTGTTGGAAGATGTGATCACCTTTAATTTACCTCATATTTTTTCCTATTTCGGGTATGATGATTTTGCGGCAAATGCCTTTAAATTAACAAAAGATGCCGAATTGGATCTTGATAACGACATCAGAACAAACTTCGCCGAGAAAATTGAAAAAGGCTTAAAAAACAGAAGGAAAGGAAAACCAACACGTTTTGTTTTTGATAAGGATATGGACAAGGCTCTCCTTGAAATGCTTATCCGAAAATTAAATTTAACCAAAAAAGACAGCATTATTCCGGGGGGAAAGATTCATAATTTCAAGCATTTTATGGATTTTCCTGACGTTTTCCAGACCTATGAAAGACCTGTCGAGAGAACATCTTTTACGCATCCCGCATTTGAGCATGGCGAAAGGGTGACAGATGTTATTTTACATCAGGATGTGCTTTTAAGTTTTCCATATCATAAATATAATCCCGTGATCGACCTTCTCCGCGAGGCCGCGATGGATCCTGATGTGAAATCAATTCAGATCACGGCGTATCGATTGGCGAGCAGCTCGAAAATTATCAATGCATTGATTTATGCGGCAAGAAACGGTAAAGAGGTAACGGTAATGCTGGAGCTTCAGGCGAGATTCGATGAAGAATCCAACCTTAAGTGGAAGGAAATGCTGGAGCCCGAGGGAATTATCGTATTAGTAGGGATTCCGAATAAGAAAGTTCATGCCAAGCTTTGTATTATTAAAAAAAGAGTGCATAATAAAACAGTTCAATACGGTTTTATAAGCACAGGCAACTTCAACGAAAAAACAGCAAGGATTTACGGTGATCACTTATTAATGACCGCAGATCGTGGCATAATGGCAGATATTAACAAGGTATTTAATGTTCTTAAAAAACCGAAAGAAGATTTCTTACCGGTCCTGAAAACATGCAAGAATCTGTTGGTCTGTCCCCAGTTTATGCGTGAAAAAATCGTTCATCATATTGATAAAGAAATTGAAGAGGCAAAGGCAGGAAGAAGGGCAGAAATGATTATTAAAGCTAACTCTGTAAGCGACAAGGCTTTAATTGAAAAATTATATGAAGCCGCAAAAGCCGGAGTTATTATCAAAATGATTGTAAGAGGGATCTATTGTGCCATCAATCAGAAAGATTTTAAAGAAAAAATAAAGGCGATAAGCATTGTTGATGAATACCTGGAGCACGCCAGAGTGATGTATTTCTACAACAAAGGCGCAGAAGACCTCTATATTTCTTCCGCGGACTGGATGACGCGAAACCTGGATTACAGGATTGAAGCCGCTGTAAAAATCGTGGATAAAAATTTGAAGAAAGAATTGAAAGATATTTTGGATATACAGTTGAGGGATAATGTAAAAGCTCGTATTTTAGACAAAAAATTGAGCAATGAATACATCAGTAACGGCAAAGATGAAATTCGTTCTCAGATTGAAACATATAGATATTTAAAAGCTAAAACCAACAAAAAATGA
- a CDS encoding Ppx/GppA phosphatase family protein, protein MKIAAIDIGSNAARLLINEVKINNRQPEFIKLNLLRIPLRLGMDVFTSGKIGEEREKMVIDSMKIFSDLMKIYNVEHYRACATSAMRDAANGQNIIQEVKKTSGIDIEIISGDEEASLVFENHIAEGLDKEFAYLYIDVGGGSTELTFYENGKMVYEKSFNIGTIRLLNNLVMPNNWQEMRDEIKKNIVSKKPIVAIGSGGNINKVFSMSKTKDGKPMSLAHLKKVYKEFDDMTVEERMTKYNMREDRADVLVHALKIFNNIMTWSDINRIFVPKISVADGLIHNIYSQLHDKK, encoded by the coding sequence ATGAAGATTGCAGCCATAGATATAGGAAGTAATGCAGCCAGACTCTTAATAAATGAGGTGAAAATCAATAACAGACAGCCGGAATTCATAAAGCTGAATCTGTTGAGAATACCTCTACGATTAGGAATGGATGTTTTCACATCAGGAAAAATAGGAGAAGAAAGAGAAAAAATGGTGATCGACTCCATGAAAATTTTCAGCGACCTGATGAAAATCTATAACGTCGAACATTACAGAGCCTGTGCCACAAGTGCCATGCGTGATGCTGCAAACGGACAGAATATTATCCAGGAAGTAAAAAAAACTTCAGGAATTGATATAGAAATCATTTCCGGTGACGAAGAAGCCTCTTTAGTTTTTGAAAACCACATTGCAGAAGGGCTCGACAAAGAATTTGCCTATTTATATATCGATGTTGGCGGTGGTTCTACCGAGCTTACATTTTATGAAAACGGTAAAATGGTGTACGAAAAGTCTTTCAATATCGGAACCATCCGTTTGCTGAACAATCTGGTAATGCCTAATAACTGGCAGGAAATGAGGGATGAAATCAAGAAAAATATCGTCAGTAAAAAGCCAATCGTAGCTATCGGTTCGGGAGGAAATATCAACAAAGTTTTCTCGATGAGCAAGACCAAAGACGGCAAACCGATGTCTCTGGCACACCTCAAAAAAGTCTACAAAGAATTTGATGATATGACCGTGGAAGAAAGAATGACAAAATACAATATGCGCGAAGACAGGGCTGATGTTTTGGTTCATGCCTTAAAAATCTTCAACAATATCATGACGTGGTCTGATATCAACAGGATTTTTGTTCCGAAAATCTCTGTTGCAGACGGGCTTATTCATAACATTTACAGTCAGTTGCACGATAAAAAATAA
- a CDS encoding NAD-dependent epimerase/dehydratase family protein: protein MSPIKIILTGATGMVGEGVLMECLENPNVSEILSVSRKPSGKKHAKLKEYIVSDFLQIDLNDENFKGYDAIFFCAGISSVGMNEEDYTKITYDTTLHFAKAALNQNPNMVFNYVSGVYTDKTESGKIMWARVKGRTENALKKLGFRGEYNFRPGFMKPVEGQENIKWFFKPLIWFFPIFLPSKSLSLHDVGRAMIHAVQKGYPTSVLEIKDIKNLAI from the coding sequence ATGAGCCCAATCAAAATAATTCTCACCGGAGCAACAGGTATGGTAGGTGAAGGCGTTTTAATGGAATGCCTTGAGAACCCGAATGTTTCCGAAATTTTAAGCGTAAGCCGAAAGCCTTCCGGAAAAAAGCATGCTAAATTAAAAGAATACATTGTTTCTGATTTTCTCCAAATAGATCTTAATGATGAAAATTTTAAAGGGTACGACGCTATTTTCTTCTGCGCCGGAATCAGCAGTGTAGGAATGAATGAAGAAGACTATACTAAAATCACTTACGACACCACATTACATTTTGCAAAAGCAGCTCTGAATCAAAATCCTAATATGGTTTTCAACTATGTATCCGGTGTTTATACCGACAAAACAGAAAGCGGGAAAATCATGTGGGCAAGAGTAAAAGGAAGAACCGAAAATGCACTAAAAAAATTGGGTTTCAGGGGAGAATATAATTTTCGTCCAGGATTTATGAAACCTGTTGAAGGTCAGGAGAATATAAAATGGTTTTTTAAACCTCTAATTTGGTTTTTTCCTATATTTTTACCATCAAAATCATTATCTTTGCACGACGTGGGAAGAGCGATGATCCATGCTGTGCAAAAAGGGTATCCCACCTCTGTTTTAGAAATTAAGGACATTAAAAATCTAGCGATATGA
- a CDS encoding choice-of-anchor I family protein translates to MTNNYLLKGSIIAAFFLQGTVFGQTSLIHYWNFNNNASAAAITAPTSTLMGGSMVAATNGTTVVDFAGGTGQNFNIENLNARNGDASGTHLRYNFPINGNLEFNLPTTGYNNVVVKFTTRRSGSGAGTQSWSYSTDGTTFQPYQTVSPQDGNPQLITFDFSAISGVANNPNFKLKVEFSAGSGGTVGNNRFDNFTVDATPAGGADTTPPTVTYLPNNTNNASTTVNPTISFNENVRLTDNSTINDSNAQNLVDFRLGNASGTQVPFTTTFANNKITVIPTSGLVPNHTYYLALQPNMVEDASDNAVTATTSTTFTTAGTSISLDKTFIKVNENAGTLAFKINVNNPSASSVNLVVKAAPFSTADSNDFTLSNQTINLTPSMTDYTINFPIIDDTTQEQQAEYFVVSLENPTGATISGDNNATVYIVDNDKPAPVPSNQIQLNYIGSFDPSGTNNSSTEIVVHDAASQRLFTISSITDVFDIINFSNPNAPTVVSTINMAPYGGITSIAVKNGIIAAASPNTNPQLNGSVVFFDINGTFLKQVTVGALPDMITFSPDGTKVMTANEGESNDAFTVDPEGTVSIIDISGGVNNLTQSNVTTLNFNAFDSQVAALAATGLRKIRTNNTLSQDLEPEYVTISSDSQKAWVTLQENNAIAEIDLNTKTITEIWGLGKKDMSLPGNGFDASDNNGEVLIANWPVKAYYMPDGIQNFKIGGTNYIVTANEGDEKDLSGFSERTTVGANTYALDATLFPQSSILKASYNLGRFRISNATGNTDGDAEFEEIAALGARSFSIFNADTKQIVYDSGDRFERYIAASHPLIFNADNEANGAKSRSRAKGPEPEGVALGNIGGQTYAFITLERTGGVMAYNITDPNNPTFADYKHSRMTSAFGGDNGPEGIIYIAPENTTTGKGYVVIANEISGTLSMYEIANTTLATGEVKPEKATFNIFPNPVNKGNTLYFNRAQGYELYDMSGKLIEKEKNALTIDTSRLSTGVYFMKTSEGLVKRVIVK, encoded by the coding sequence ATGACTAATAACTACTTGTTAAAAGGGTCGATAATTGCCGCGTTTTTCCTTCAGGGAACGGTTTTCGGGCAGACATCCCTTATCCACTACTGGAATTTTAATAACAATGCTTCTGCAGCAGCGATCACGGCTCCAACCTCAACTTTGATGGGCGGCTCAATGGTTGCAGCCACAAACGGAACGACCGTGGTGGATTTCGCGGGCGGAACAGGACAAAATTTCAACATTGAAAATTTAAATGCAAGAAACGGAGACGCTTCCGGAACACATCTTAGATATAATTTCCCTATTAATGGTAATTTGGAGTTCAATTTACCAACAACCGGCTACAATAATGTTGTTGTAAAATTTACGACAAGAAGATCAGGCTCCGGAGCAGGAACGCAGAGCTGGTCTTATTCTACGGACGGAACTACCTTCCAGCCGTATCAGACGGTTTCTCCACAGGATGGCAATCCACAATTGATTACTTTCGATTTTTCGGCAATTTCAGGCGTTGCCAACAACCCGAATTTTAAATTAAAAGTTGAGTTTTCGGCAGGCTCAGGAGGAACTGTGGGCAACAACCGTTTTGATAATTTTACAGTAGATGCAACACCAGCGGGCGGAGCTGACACTACTCCACCCACTGTAACTTATCTTCCCAACAACACAAATAATGCTTCAACAACTGTAAATCCTACCATCTCATTCAACGAAAATGTAAGATTAACAGACAATTCAACGATCAACGATTCTAATGCACAAAATCTTGTAGATTTCCGTCTTGGAAATGCTTCAGGTACACAAGTTCCCTTCACAACAACTTTCGCTAATAATAAAATCACCGTCATCCCTACTTCCGGTTTAGTTCCGAACCACACCTATTATCTGGCTTTACAACCGAATATGGTGGAAGATGCAAGTGATAATGCCGTAACAGCAACAACTTCAACAACATTTACAACAGCCGGAACTTCAATTTCTTTAGATAAAACTTTCATTAAAGTAAATGAAAATGCAGGAACTTTAGCATTTAAAATTAATGTTAATAATCCTTCCGCTTCATCCGTGAATCTGGTTGTAAAGGCTGCGCCGTTCAGCACAGCGGACAGTAATGATTTTACTTTAAGCAATCAAACTATTAATCTTACTCCATCAATGACGGACTATACGATAAATTTTCCGATTATTGATGATACTACTCAGGAACAGCAAGCGGAATATTTTGTAGTAAGCCTTGAAAACCCTACAGGTGCCACCATTTCAGGCGATAATAATGCAACAGTTTATATTGTTGATAATGATAAGCCGGCTCCGGTTCCTTCCAACCAGATTCAATTAAACTATATTGGAAGCTTTGATCCTTCCGGGACCAATAACAGTTCTACGGAAATTGTAGTTCATGATGCTGCCTCGCAAAGATTATTTACGATCAGTTCTATTACGGATGTTTTTGATATTATTAATTTTAGTAATCCAAACGCTCCGACTGTTGTGAGCACCATCAACATGGCTCCATACGGCGGAATCACAAGTATCGCTGTAAAAAACGGAATCATCGCAGCAGCTTCTCCAAATACAAATCCTCAATTAAATGGTTCTGTGGTTTTCTTTGATATTAACGGAACCTTTTTAAAGCAAGTTACAGTGGGCGCTTTGCCGGATATGATCACTTTCTCTCCGGACGGAACAAAAGTAATGACAGCCAACGAAGGTGAATCCAACGATGCTTTCACGGTAGATCCGGAAGGTACGGTAAGTATCATCGATATTTCAGGAGGGGTGAATAATCTTACTCAAAGTAACGTTACAACGCTTAATTTCAACGCTTTTGATTCTCAGGTTGCAGCTTTAGCAGCGACAGGTTTAAGAAAAATAAGAACCAACAATACGCTTTCCCAGGATTTGGAGCCTGAATATGTGACGATAAGCTCAGACAGCCAAAAAGCATGGGTTACGCTTCAGGAAAATAATGCCATTGCAGAAATTGATTTAAATACAAAAACCATTACTGAAATTTGGGGATTAGGCAAAAAAGATATGAGTCTTCCCGGAAACGGTTTCGATGCTTCCGATAACAATGGAGAAGTTTTAATCGCCAACTGGCCGGTAAAAGCGTATTACATGCCGGACGGAATTCAAAACTTCAAAATTGGCGGTACCAATTATATCGTAACAGCCAATGAAGGGGATGAAAAAGACCTTTCAGGCTTCAGTGAAAGAACAACGGTTGGAGCAAATACGTATGCTTTAGATGCTACACTTTTCCCGCAGTCATCCATTTTAAAAGCTTCTTACAACTTAGGAAGGTTTAGGATTTCGAATGCAACAGGAAATACGGACGGTGATGCTGAATTTGAAGAAATTGCAGCATTGGGAGCGCGTTCGTTCTCGATCTTTAATGCTGATACAAAACAGATCGTCTATGACAGCGGTGACAGGTTTGAAAGATATATTGCAGCTTCCCATCCATTAATTTTCAATGCTGATAATGAAGCAAACGGAGCCAAAAGCAGAAGCCGCGCCAAAGGCCCGGAACCGGAAGGTGTAGCTTTAGGAAATATCGGCGGACAAACCTATGCTTTCATTACATTAGAAAGAACGGGAGGTGTAATGGCATACAACATAACAGACCCTAACAATCCTACTTTCGCGGATTACAAACATTCCCGTATGACTTCGGCTTTCGGTGGTGATAACGGCCCGGAAGGAATCATCTATATCGCTCCTGAAAATACAACAACAGGAAAAGGATATGTAGTAATTGCCAACGAAATCAGCGGAACGTTATCCATGTACGAAATTGCCAATACAACATTAGCAACCGGCGAAGTAAAACCCGAAAAAGCTACCTTCAACATATTCCCGAATCCGGTGAACAAAGGAAATACACTGTATTTCAACAGAGCGCAGGGTTATGAATTGTACGATATGTCCGGAAAGTTGATCGAAAAAGAGAAAAATGCTTTAACAATAGATACTTCAAGACTTTCTACAGGAGTTTATTTTATGAAAACTTCGGAAGGACTTGTGAAAAGGGTTATTGTGAAGTAA
- a CDS encoding barstar family protein: MFAFSFDTEEETQIITHIDDVKNLESNRSNIGYRELRLINVHEVQKLISEIEKATKTYNQNGFIHFLDENRSTITKTFINEVRIIKSKNNNVTLSGYVWHKPKGFQKACKMMFNNEISEKNIWKYFRKDELQGWLVAALNFSKTAFDKENIIIQIDGDDFHNLDEFYCSIGEEIHGPGGYFGRQIYALHDCLRGDFGVKSISEIRWYNHQRSKKLLKKNFDRIIEIFKEHKVSVILK, encoded by the coding sequence ATGTTTGCATTTTCATTTGACACAGAAGAAGAAACTCAAATCATCACTCATATTGATGATGTAAAAAACCTTGAAAGTAATAGATCAAATATTGGATATCGGGAATTACGTTTAATTAATGTACATGAGGTTCAAAAACTTATATCCGAAATTGAGAAAGCCACTAAAACCTATAATCAAAACGGTTTCATTCACTTCCTTGATGAAAATAGATCAACTATCACTAAAACTTTTATAAATGAAGTCAGGATCATTAAGTCAAAAAATAATAATGTTACGCTAAGTGGATATGTATGGCATAAACCCAAGGGTTTTCAGAAAGCTTGTAAAATGATGTTTAATAATGAAATTTCAGAAAAAAACATTTGGAAGTATTTCAGAAAAGACGAATTACAAGGATGGCTTGTTGCTGCTTTAAATTTTTCAAAAACAGCTTTTGATAAAGAGAATATCATAATTCAAATTGATGGGGATGACTTTCATAATTTAGATGAATTTTATTGTTCAATCGGTGAAGAAATTCATGGCCCTGGAGGATATTTTGGGAGACAAATATATGCCTTGCACGACTGTTTACGTGGGGATTTTGGAGTAAAATCAATATCAGAAATTAGATGGTATAATCATCAAAGAAGCAAAAAACTCTTAAAGAAAAATTTTGACAGAATTATTGAAATTTTTAAAGAACATAAAGTAAGTGTCATCCTAAAATAA
- a CDS encoding response regulator transcription factor, translated as MKNILIADGHYVVRTGTALLLESKLQYHCNIDFAETYFETKEKVSKKLYDLLIIDIDIPESIFKAMVKELKRKQKLLKILIFSTYDENVGIQYIEEGAAGYLNKGASEFEILASVSAILEEGYFYTVNMMKKLVTHSTGSHSVERLSKREFQIFKLLAEGNGNIEISNILNLKMSTISTYKKKIFEKLQVKNVVDLVRIYDDMH; from the coding sequence ATGAAAAATATACTCATTGCTGACGGGCATTATGTCGTGAGAACAGGTACAGCTTTGCTACTGGAATCAAAACTTCAATATCACTGCAATATAGATTTTGCCGAAACTTATTTTGAAACGAAAGAAAAGGTTTCCAAAAAGCTTTATGATCTGCTTATCATTGATATCGATATCCCGGAAAGTATTTTCAAAGCAATGGTAAAAGAACTTAAAAGGAAGCAAAAACTTCTTAAGATTCTCATCTTTTCCACATACGATGAAAATGTGGGAATTCAATATATCGAGGAGGGAGCCGCAGGATACCTCAACAAAGGTGCTTCGGAATTTGAGATTCTGGCAAGCGTATCGGCCATATTGGAAGAAGGGTATTTTTACACTGTGAATATGATGAAAAAGCTGGTAACACATTCCACTGGATCTCATTCTGTAGAAAGGCTTTCCAAAAGGGAATTTCAGATTTTTAAGCTTTTGGCCGAAGGCAACGGAAACATAGAAATATCCAATATTTTAAACCTAAAAATGTCTACCATAAGCACTTACAAAAAAAAGATCTTCGAAAAACTGCAGGTGAAAAATGTAGTGGATCTTGTGAGGATTTATGATGATATGCATTGA
- a CDS encoding NifU family protein: METNIKHEETVTKVMEALESIRPFLNKDGGDIELIDVKDNLVYVKLLGNCSGCSLNFSTLKLGVENTIKQHAPEIEKVISVE, translated from the coding sequence ATGGAAACAAATATAAAACACGAAGAAACAGTAACGAAGGTAATGGAAGCTCTGGAAAGTATCAGGCCTTTTTTGAACAAGGACGGTGGTGATATTGAGCTTATCGATGTGAAGGACAACTTGGTTTATGTAAAACTTTTAGGAAACTGTTCCGGATGTTCATTGAATTTTTCAACCCTAAAGCTTGGCGTTGAAAATACCATTAAGCAACACGCCCCGGAAATCGAAAAAGTAATAAGCGTAGAGTAA
- a CDS encoding Mrp/NBP35 family ATP-binding protein has protein sequence MLTKEKVQDFLKEIEVDDLVNNLQIMGNDVYIDMTAHSPAMHEKKKLEAAMKQAFASEFGEEVHLKLKIVSPEPTEIQQSQIKGKQIPGIQNIIAIASGKGGVGKSTVAANMAVTLAKMGFKVGLLDADIYGPSVPTMFDTEGQKPISVEVGGKNLMKPIENYGVKMLSIGYFSGSNQAVVWRGPMASKALNQMIRDAAWGELDFLLIDLPPGTGDIHLSIIQEVPVTGAVIVSTPQHVALADVRKGIAMFQMESINIPVLGLIENMAYFSPEELPDNKYYIFGKQGAQYLAEDLGIPVLGEIPLIQSIREAGDVGRPAALQEGSKIAEIYTETARNMVESLVERNKNLPPTEAVKITTMAGCSPKAK, from the coding sequence ATGTTGACGAAAGAAAAGGTACAGGATTTCCTTAAAGAGATAGAAGTTGATGATTTGGTAAATAACCTTCAGATCATGGGCAATGACGTATATATTGATATGACTGCCCATTCTCCGGCAATGCACGAAAAGAAGAAACTGGAGGCTGCCATGAAGCAGGCTTTTGCAAGTGAGTTCGGAGAGGAAGTTCATTTAAAATTAAAGATCGTTTCTCCGGAACCGACTGAAATTCAGCAGAGTCAGATCAAAGGAAAACAAATTCCCGGAATTCAAAATATTATTGCCATCGCTTCCGGAAAAGGAGGTGTTGGGAAGTCTACCGTTGCTGCAAATATGGCGGTTACTTTAGCGAAAATGGGTTTTAAAGTTGGTTTATTAGATGCCGATATTTATGGTCCGTCCGTTCCTACCATGTTCGATACGGAAGGTCAAAAACCTATTTCTGTAGAAGTTGGTGGGAAAAACTTAATGAAACCCATTGAGAATTATGGTGTTAAAATGCTTTCAATTGGTTATTTTTCAGGTTCTAATCAGGCAGTTGTCTGGAGAGGCCCGATGGCTTCAAAGGCATTAAACCAAATGATCAGAGATGCAGCATGGGGAGAATTGGACTTTTTATTGATAGACCTTCCTCCGGGAACCGGTGATATCCATTTGTCTATCATTCAGGAAGTTCCTGTAACAGGTGCAGTAATCGTAAGTACCCCTCAACACGTAGCTTTGGCAGACGTAAGAAAGGGTATCGCGATGTTCCAGATGGAAAGTATTAACATTCCTGTTCTTGGATTAATCGAAAATATGGCGTATTTTTCACCGGAAGAATTGCCTGACAATAAATATTATATCTTTGGAAAACAGGGAGCACAATATTTGGCGGAAGATCTTGGAATTCCTGTTTTAGGAGAAATTCCGTTGATCCAAAGTATCAGGGAAGCTGGAGATGTCGGTAGGCCGGCTGCTTTGCAGGAAGGTTCCAAAATTGCAGAAATTTATACAGAAACTGCCCGTAATATGGTAGAAAGCCTGGTGGAAAGGAACAAAAACCTTCCTCCGACTGAAGCTGTAAAGATCACCACAATGGCGGGATGCTCTCCGAAAGCAAAATAA